A stretch of DNA from Desulfovibrio gilichinskyi:
GCAGAAAAGAATTTTTAAAATGATTCCCGGGCTTGAAGATGTTGAATTTTTAAGACTTGGCAGCATTCACCGCAATACATATGTAAATGCGCCGGAAGTGCTTGATGAGAATCTCGCCCTTAAGAGTGATCCCCGTGTTTATCTCGCCGGACAGATCACCGGAGTTGAAGGGTATCTTGAATCTGCTGCTTGCGGGCTCTGGGTGGGGCTTCTGTTAGCTCACCAGATGAAAGGGCATACTGTTCCTGCTCCTCCTCTTGAAACATCTATGGGAGCCTTGCTCGGACATTTGCGCGAGCAGAAGAAAAACTTTCAGCCTTCAAATGTGCAATTCGGCTTGATGCCGGCATTAAATAAACGTGCTCCCAAAAAAGCGCGTAAAGAACTCTACGCGAAAAGAGCTATTGAATTGTTTGATAACTGGCTTAAAGAAAATTTGACTGAATAAATATCAGTTTTTTTGTTCTTTTAAAAAGTGAAATCCCCCGAATTGAGATGTACTCAATTCGGGGGATTTATTTAATATAAGACAATAATCTAATTTCTTAGATAATTTTGTTCTTTTTAAGAGCTGTTCTAAGCTCCTGTTCGTGTTCAGCAAGTAGAGGAACAAGAGGGAGTCTGAACGAAGTTTTAAGCTTACCCATCATACCGAGAGATGTTTTAACCGGAATAGGGTTCGTTTCAATAAACATGGCCCTGCTCAGGGGTTGCAGTTTATAATGAAGATCCTTTGCTTTTGCCGTATCTCCGGCGCGATAGGCCGCGCACATGTCTGCCATCATCTTAGGAGCGATGTTTGATACAACGGAAATTGCTCCATGTCCGCCGAGGGCAAGCAGCGGGAGCACAGTAAAATCATCACCTGAGAAAACTATGAATCCTTCCGGGCATTGTTCAATAAGATTCGAACACTGTGTCAGGTTGCCGGTAGCTTCTTTTACACCAATTACATCGGGAACTTCTTTAGCTATTCTTGCAATTGTTTCGGGCATGGCGTTAAGACCTGTTCTTCCCGGTACATTGTAAAGAATAAAAGGCATTGACGCCTCATTGGAAAGAGCTTTGAAGTGTTCAACCAGTCCCTGAGGAGTAGGTTTATTGTAATAAGGAGTGATCTGGAGGGTGGCATCAGCTCCTGCTTTTTTGGCAAGGATTGTAAGGTTTACAGCTTCTTTAGTATTGTTAGAACCCGCGCCGGCTATGACCGGGACACGTCCCTTGGTCTGCTCAACACAGATTCTTATAACCTCACCTTGTTCGTCGTGAGTCATAGTTGCCGCTTCGCCGGTTGTTCCGCATGGAACTAAACCGTCGATACCTTGTTCAATCTGCCATTCGATCAGTTCGCGATACGCGTCCTGATCAATTGCTCCGTCCTTGAACGGAGTCACCAGAGCAGTGAATGCTCCTTGGAAAGTCATTGTTGCCTCCTGAAGGTCATCTATTTATCGTCCGAAATACCTTCAATTAGCTTCAGCACAGTTGGTTCTTCACGAACGTCATCGCGTAGGCTTTGTAGAAACCACCGAATATTCTGGCCAGAAGTCCATTTGAAGTCAGCATCCCGAGACGGCCACTGAAAAATATCAATTCTATTTACAGCTTTTCCTGTTGGGTAGCTGCGGACCCATAATGTTTTACCATTATTGTCAACAGTTCCGGTCATTCCAGGGCCATCTCCGCTTCCAAGAAGAATATCGAGAGGGGACTCTGCAAAAACCGGTGAAGCAAGAAGTGCTTTTTCTCTAAAATATCCCCATGGGCTAAGCCCGATAAGAACATCAGTTTGACTTTTGTATTTTTTAAAAAGTTCTGCTAATTCGGTAATTAATTCGCCTGAGAGATCACTAGTTCCTTTTTCAAGGTAAGGCAATATTATGAATCCGGCTTTTTTACCGTGAGCTAACGTTAAAATTTTTACAGAAGCTTTTTTACAGTTGATCCAGTTTTTGGGGATACCATTTGCTGATCCCTTTAATAAATCAGCCTCAGCGGGGCTGAGGATTCCCAAATCATAATTCATGAATTGGAACGATTTAGAAAGAGCATCCCGTTTATTGTCGGGGATAGCAACGCCGGATGTCGGTAAAAATTCGAAGGCACCGCCAATAAGAAAACTTTCGGGACTCTTAGAGTCTCGAAGATCTTGTAAATAACCAGCCCGCCGGGCCAGTCCACCAAGTGTTTTCCCGCCTCATGACGGACAGGGATTTACTGTTCCGAAAGTGTTGGCAGTGTATGCAATAGACAATACCGCATCCTTGCCAGCATGAGCTTGAAAAGGAAACCCGATGCTGGCAAGGAGGAATAGCACAAATATGTAGGGGCGCATTATCCGTTTAAAAATTCTTTAAGCTCTTTACCTGGACGGAAGAACGGTAGTTTTTTAGGTGTAACGCTGACAACAGAACCGGTTTTAGGATTTCTACCGGTATAGCCTTGATATTCTTTCATTTTAAAACTACCGAAGCCTCTGATTTCAACTCTGTCACCACGGACAAGAGCTTCTTTGATAGCATCTACAAATGCATCAACAATTTCGGAGGACTCGTCTACATGGAGTCCTTTTTCTTCGGCCAGATTCTTGATCAATTCACTTTTGTTCATTGTCCTCTCCCAAGTCGTGTTGAGTGTGACAAGCAGTTTAAAAAAATTATTAACACAACTATGCCGAAAAGTTGTCCTTTTCGTCAAGTTATTTATTAGGCTGATAGAGCCGGGAATTTTTTAATAACTGGCCTGTCACCTAATTTACCCATATTCTCCATCCTGATCTTTTGGATCTTGACAGCGATATTTAAAATATCACGGCTTGCTTCGGATTTCGGAGCATATTTGATAAAGGGTATCTGCCTTCTAACTGCTTCAGTTACTGAAGGATCATAGCGCACAAAGCCTATATTTTTCAACTTAATATTAAGAAATTTTTCACAGGCCATATTTAATCTGTCAAAAGTATCTTTAGCTTCTTTTTCGCTTGTTACTTGATTAACTATTACATTGAAATCACTAACTTTATGCTGAGTGTGAAGAACTTTAATCAAAGCGTAACTATCAGTCAAAGAGGTCGGTTCAGGTGTAATCACTACAAATCTCATTTGCGCAATTGTTGCAAAAGAAAGAACTGTACCGCTTATTCCTGCGCCAAGGTCCATGACTAAATATTGATAACGTCCTACTAATTTGGATAATTTGCTGAAAAGTATTTCCTGCATATCCTCATCCATCTCGACCAGTTCCGGAACGCCTGAAGCGGCGGGAAGAATGTCAAAATTTTTGCCTTTTTCAATAGGGATAACAATCTCTGAGGGTTTTGCGTTGCTGCGAAGCAGATCCTGCATGTTGTTTTCTGGAGAAATCCCTAAGAGAACATCAAGGTTTGCCAAACCTAAATCGCAATCCATAAGAAGGAGGCTGTTTCCACCGGCATTTAGAGCATAAGACAGATTAAGGGATAGGTTGGTTTTTCCAACTCCGCCTTTTCCACTCATTATTGCCATACTTAATGTTTTGTTGGCGTTGATCATTGTTAGTCCTGTCCCTTTATTTTCCAGTGAATAAGAATTTCTTTTCGTCGGCATGAACAAGAGTTTCTCTGGTCACCGATTCATAATCTAAAATATCTGCAGTGCAAATGCGGTCTTTACCCGTATTTTTAGCTTTATAAAGAGCTTTATCAGCTTTCTCAATGAATTCATGCATTCTTAAATTCATCAACCCTTTGTAAGTTGCTAACCCCACAGAACAAGTAACAGAAAATTTTTCTGTGCTGTTAGGCTTTTTAAAGGTCAACTCTCTTGTTTTTTCAAGCAAGCGTTCAACTAACTGCTCAGCTTTATGCTGACCGGCTCCTGAAAGAATAATAGCAAATTCTTCGCCTCCGATTCTGGCAACTAGGTCATATCTGCGAGAGTTGCTGGAGATCATATCGGCCAGATCAATCAGAACTTCATCTCCTTTAAGATGCCCGTAGGTATCATTGACGGCTTTGAAGTTATCAAGATCCAGTATCGCCAGACTGACAGGAGTCTTGTCCCTGCTTGACCGTTCAATTTCCTGATCTAAAGTTTTTTCAAATGCTCTTCGATTTGAAATACCGGTCAGGGGATCATGTTCAGTTTTATACGAAAGAGTCTGTAATACACCTTGGATATGCTTAAGATGCGGTAAACTGTTCTCTTCAAGTGGAATTGTCATCCAGTCATTAAGATCATGTGTTTCTGCAAGAATTTTCCAAGCATTAAGAGTCATGCCGGGGCAAAATCTGAGCACGGCAAGCCCGTCCAGACAGTTTTTACCGAAGCAGACGTTGGTCTCATTGCAGAATCGCTCTCTTACTGAAAGGAGTTCCTCTAAAAGTTCAGCTTCGTTTTCAGCTATATATTCAGCGTTCATATTATCCGCCGTATGCATGAAGCAGGTAATTTCTGACCAAATCATCAAGTTCACCGTCCAGAACAGCTTCAACGTTTCCGTCTTCTGCGCCGCAACGATGGTCCTTAACCAGTCTATAAGGCTGCATTGTATAAGTTTTAATCTGACTTCCCCAAGCAATTGAATCCTTGGTGGAATAGTCAGCTTTTTTACTTTCTTCCTGCTTTTTAAGCTCTCGCTCGTAAAGGCGGGATTTCAAAACTTTCATAGCAGTTTCTTTGTTTTTGAGCTGAGACTTTTCATTCTGGCATTGCACAACGATATTGGTCGGCAGATGTGTTATACGCACAGCTGAGTTCGTTTTGTTGACATGCTGCCCGCCGGGTCCGCTGGCGCGGAAGACATCTAAACGGATATCTTCGTCTTTAACTTCAATTTCAATATCGTGAGAAATTTCAGGATATACATCAACTGAAGCGAAAGAGGTATGTCTTCTGCCGGATGAATCATAGGGAGATATGCGGATAAGGCGATGAATTCCTGCTTCCCCTTTGAGAAAGCCATACGCGTAAAGTCCTTTTACCTGCAGAGTTACGCTTTTAATTCCTGCCTCATCTCCGGGCTGAAGATCAAGATAACTGACTTCCCAATTCCTTTTTTCGCACCAGCGCATGTACATTCTAAGAAGCATTTCAGCCCAGTCCTGAGCTTCAGTTCCTCCGGCTCCGGGATGAATTTCCAAGATGGCGGTACTTTTATCTTCAGGTGCAGATAGAAGTGTGGCAAGTTCTGTCTGCTCGACCATATTAGAAAGTTTTATAAGATTTTCCGACAAAGCTTCCAGAATTTCCTGATCAGGATCTTCACTGGCAAGGGTCAGCCATTCTTCTACATCGTTATGAACCGAGGAAAGATTTTCGTATGAGGTTACTTTTTCTTCGAGAATACTTTTTTCTCGCAGAATAGGAGTAAGGTCATCAGGCTTGTCCCAAGCTCCAGGCTTGCTCAGGTCGTGCTCAATTTCTTCAAGTCGCTCTTTGCATTGAGCGTGGTCAAAGTCTCCCCCAAAGGCTGGAGAATTTACTGTTGCAGTTTACTGCCATGGATTTTAAGTCCGAAAATTGAAGCATGGTCTTACTGTATAATCCTTTTGCGGTTTTTTTTATTAGTTGAACTGACAGGCGCGATAGCTATCCAAATAATGAATAAAAATGTCAGGACTAGCGGTCCGTATGTAATCAATTCATAGTTAGCACTGAAAAAAGTCTTTCCGGTGATCAGTTCAGGATTTGTCAATACTGCTGCATTAACAAACAATCCTGTAGAATCGGTAATATTTCCGAGTGGGTCGATACACGCTGAAATTCCAGTGTTAGTACACCGGATGAGATATCGCCCTTGTTCTACAGCTCTAAGGGAGACTAGTCCCAAATGTTGATACGGGGCAGAAGTTTTGCCGTACCAAGCGTCATTACTTATATTAATCAGCAGGTTTGCACCTTGTGCAACTCTTTCCTGAGCAAGTTCAGGGAAGATTCCTTCATAGCAGATGAGTATCCCCATAGCAAGGTTTCTGCTTATAAGAGGGCTGGTGTCATCCCCAGGGATAAAGTCACCAACACCTTGAACTAATTTATCAATCGGCAAATATTTTTTAAGCGGTATGTACTCACCGAATGGAACCAGATGTGACTTATCATACCAGTCAAGAGTTGTTTTGTGCGGATCAATAAGGAAAGCTCTGTTATATAGCGAAAAAGATCTGGTCTTTGGATGCAGAATATAGCCCGGAGCTCCTGTTAAAAGGGGTGTATCCGACTCTTTCGTAAAATTAACCAGTGTCGCCCGCAATTCGTTTGGGTCTTGTATCTGGAAGGGCATAGCCGTTTCAGGCCAGATAATTAAGTCCGGCTTTGCAGGCAGGCTTTTGCTTAGCCTGATGTACTTATTAAGAGTGGCAACCTGATATTTTGCATCCCACTTTAAGCCTTGATTAATATTTCCTTGAACAATTCCAATAGTAGCATTGCCGGTACTGTGAAGAGTTGAGAATGTTTCAGGAACTGTCCTAAGAACACCCAGCATTACAAGAATTGCCAGAATTCCTACAGACCATGCTTTTGCAAGGTGGGACGTTTTCCATATCAAGATTCCGGTTGTGACGGAGATCAGAAGTCCTGAAAGTCCGTAAGCTCCGACAAAAGCCGCACCTTGAATTGACTGCGGCCAGTATGAAAATGCGGATGAAAAGGTCATCCACGGAAAACCTGTAAAAAAATATCCCTGCGCAAGCTCCATAGTCGACCATAAAACTGCGCTGAAAATACAAAGAAATAAAGGCGGCAGTTTGCGGGAGGCAATGTTCAATATGAGAGTGTAAACTCCATAATAAGCACCGACAGCCATAGCCATAAGAATCGGGCATGGAACTGCGAGGAACCATGAAATGTTGCCGTAAACGCCTATAGGATAGGCAAGCCAGTAAAGGCAGGCAAGGCAGGCGAAGGTTCCTGTGATCCATCCTCTTTTAAGAGCTTCACGCGGTGAGCACTTGGAAAAAGCAATTATTCCGAGAGCCAGCGGGAATCCTAAAGCGGCGGCAGGAAAATGTAAAAAAGGGTTCGCATATCCTATACCTGCACAAAACGTAGCAATTAAAATTGGGAGAATCAGATACATCTAAACGCCTTTTGGAGGTTCAACAAGAATAGAGATTATTTGCTTGGCATCACTTTCATGGATAGTAAATTTGTATCCGGCGAAATCGAGAAATTCGCCGACATTGGGTATTCTGCCCATTAATTCAGACAGATATCCTCCGATGGAATCCACGTGTTCTGAGTCAAGTTCAAGATGCAACTTTTCAGAGACTTCATATAAAGAAACTCTGCCGGAAATCATGAAACTTCCATCATCGCGCTCATAGAAATCTGAGGGGCGCACAGCGTCATACTCATCAGCAATATCGCCTACAATTTCTTCCAGAATGTCTTCCATTGTTATAAGACCTGATGTTCCGCCATATTCATCTTGCAATATAGCCATGTGAACTCTGCCGGATTGAAATTCTTTAAGAAGAGTTTTGATCTGGATATTTTCGGAAACAATAAATGGTTCGCGTAATAAATTTTCCAGTGACTCATCTCTTTTGCAAGCTAAAAGCGGGGCAATAATGTCTTTGGCGTGAACAATTCCGATAATATGATCTTTGGAGTCCATATACACGGGGATTCTTGAATGACAGTGCTCTATTATTTGCTCAGCAACTTCAGTGAGACCACCACTGATTTCAGCACCGATTATATCAGTGCGGGGAATCATTATTTCACTTGCAGTGGTATCTTTGAGTTCAAGAACATTGAGTAACATCGAAACAACTTCGCTTTTTATTTCGCCGTCTTCTCGAGCTTCGAGGATATGTTCTTCGAGAGGTGAGTCTGCTTTTCTAAAGATATTAATTAATTTGGCCCATAATCGGCCCTCAGAACCATCGTCCAAGTGAATTCTCCTGTTTGCAGTTTAAAAATCAGAGTTAAAGTGTTTAAAATAAGTGTTTATTTCTTTAACTAATTATTATGTGGGGTTTGTGTCAACAATCATATGCAATTGTTACAATTGTTCGTTACCTTCTCTATACAGCTCCAGATAAAGGTTGTAAGCCCAGTCATCAATTTCAGAGCTTCCCTTATTTTTGAGTGTGGCCCACTTAGGGTTATGAGTTTTTTCATCGAATCCGGTAAACTGACTTTCAAATGAAAGGCCGATCTGGGCTTTGCCTTGAGTCGGGTCAATGAAAATTCGTCGTATTCGTGTTGTGAATAAGTAACGGATTATTCCTTTGTTTCCGGTGTCTATAATTCCTAGAAGTAAAAGAAAACTTTGTCCCTTGGCTAGCTTAAGATTGATGGCTCTTTTGGCATTCATATGAGTGATTTCTAAAGAAACTCCGCCACCTGAAATATCTATAAGGTTAGTGCTGGAATTTTTTCCTCCCATGTAACCCGGGGAATACTCACCGCTGGTGAGAATAAATTTAAGTCCGGCTTTCATGCCCTGAGTAGAGTCGGGAATAATATTTACATAGTCATAATATCTGGAAGGAGGCGAGACTCTTAAGAATTCTCTTTTTTGAGTCTGTTCAAGAAACTTAGGATATTCAAGGTGGATATAAGTGTAGGAAGAACCTTTTGAGCTGATGTCGGTGACAACCGAAGTAAATCGATAAAAAATAACCAAACCGGCTTGCTTGGTAGGAACGTGAAAGAAGCCGTCTACTTGACGTCCTATCCAAGATTTACCGATTCCATCATGACTCGGCAATTCCAGCATAAGTTCATTAGTAATCTCAGAAATAGCGCATGGAATTGTTTTTCTTTTTTCCGATTTTGAATGAAAGCTTACTTCGATTTTAGAACGGTATACCAGTGCGGTTTCAAAAATTTTGGATATCTTTTTTTTATCGATCACCCAGCTTGGAGGAATCGGATTGAGTCTTTTTTTCAGCTGTTGATTATTATACCAAAGTACAGCTCCGGCAAGCAACGCCATGCAAAAACTCACAAAGAGGAGCGTGTTGATTGTCTGCTGCGGAAGACCTGTTTCTCCGAATCCACGGAGAACTTTGTATAGATATTCTTGATCGACTGCGGCTTGCATTCTCGGCCTTTAGATTAAAGATGACTAGAGATTTTTATTACTTATACTTTTTTTTAAACCATTTGGAAAGTAGTGAGAACTCATTTTCTGGCAGTATAAGATTGAATCTTTTTTAGATTGCTCCGATTTTTTTCAGGTGAATTTCTATAGAAGATATCGCCGCAGGAGTTATCCCTGAAATTCTGCTGGCTTGCCCAAGGGTTAGGGGACGAATTGCAGTAAGTTTCTCTACTCCTTCTCGCGTCAGCCCTGCAACTTCAGAATAATTTACATTATTTGGTATTGTTATTGACTCTTTTTTGCGGAATTTATCAACAAGTTCCTGCTGCCTGACAAGGTATCCTTCATATTTAACCTGTGTTTCAGCTTCTAGAAGAATTTCTTCAGAGAAGGTCTCTATCGCAGGCCAAAGTTCTGTTATGTCATGAATAGTCAGTTCCGGCTGGCGAAGCAGTGTTGCGAGGGGAACGGATTTCCCGGGAGCTGTTCCGCCGATTTTATTAATTATCTCGCATGTTGCTGTGTCCGGTTTTATGCGGATGGAGTTTAAACCTTTTATCGCATCATCAAGACCTTTCTTTTTACAACTGTACATTTCCCACTGCGCATCGCCGACAAGTCCGAGTTCTCTGCCGATTGCGGTGAGTCTTTGGTCAGCATTTCCTTCTCTAAGGAGAAGTCTGTATTCAGCGCGGGAGGTGAACATGCGGTATGGTTCTTGAGTCCCTTTTGTGACCAGATCATCAATAAGGACCGCAATGTATGCCTGATCGCGTGAAAGCACGAAAGGAGGACGGCCTGTCAGCGAACAGAATGCGTTAATGGCGGCCCAGATACCCTGTGCAGCAGCTTCTTCATAACCGGATGTACCGTTAATCTGTCCGGCTAGAAACAGTCCGGGCAGAGTTTTTGTTTCAAGCGTAGGTAGAAGCTGTGTAGGCGGAACAAAATCGTATTCAATGGCATACCCCGGTCTGACAATCTGAGCCTGCTCGAGACCTACAATAGAATTGATCATTCTTTTTTGTATATCCAGAGGCAAGCTGGTAGGAATACCGCTCGGATAAATTTCCGGGCTTTCAAGTCCTTCCGGTTCAAGGAAAATCTGATGTCTCCCTTTTTCGGGAAATCTGGCAACTTTATCTTCAATTGAAGGGCAGTAACGAGCTCCGGTTCCTTTGATTATACCCGTAAACATGGGAGATCTTTCAAAACCGCTGCGAATAGCTTCGTGAGTCTGCTCGTTGGTGTAAGTTATGTGGCAGGGGACCTGCGCAAGATTTATTTTTTCAGTTCTAAAGCTGAACGGAAGCGGCGGGTTGTCTCCGTATTGAACTTCAAGTTTGTCAAAGTCGATTGAATCTTTGAGCAGTCTTGGAGTCGTTCCGGTTTTAAGACGGCCCAGAGTTAAACCTGCTTCTTTAAGTGATGCTGACATGCCTTCGGCGGCTGGGTCACCCATTCTTCCGCCGCTGAAATGTTCAAGGCCGATATGAATAAGTCCTTGCAAAAAAGTTCCGGTGGTCAGCAGTACAGCTTTTGATTTAAATCTTTCGCCGATTTTAGTCACGACTCCGCCGGCTTTGCCGTCTTCAATAATCAAGGTTTCAGCAGTGTCCTGTCTCACCCATAAGTTTTCTTGCGCAAAAATATCTTTTTGAACAACCCGCATATATTCATTGCGGTCCATTTGGGCTCGGCTGGCTCTTACTGCCGGACCTTTGCGTGTGTTAAGCGTACGAAACTGAATACCTGCTTTATCAGACCACAGCCCCATATATCCACCGAGGGCATCGATTTCTTTGACCATATGTCCTTTGGCCAGTCCGCCGATAGCCGGATTGCAGGATAGATGCCCGATTCTATCAACGTTGATAGTGAGCAAAAGAGTTTTGAGGCCGAGAGTGGAAGCTGCCATGGCTGCTTCACAACCGGCATGACCGGCTCCTGCTACTATAAGGTCGAATACATCCGGTGTGGGCTGTTTTCTAATCATTCTGATTTCTACTGCTTAATGCAATTAAAAGGGGAGGAGAACCATAACTTTTGCGTCGCCGAGAGTATTGGACAGAGATCCTTTTTCATTAGGCTGATGAGCCTGATTGAGAAGGGTTGACCATACAACGGCCTGATAACCGCGTTCACGTAAATGTGCTGCAACCGTTCCGCCGCCGATTCCGCGAGGGGTCGCGTCGACTCCATATACTTCTTTGATTGCGAATATTGTTTTTTCTACAATTTCAGCGTCGACGGGGGTCTGCGGTACTGCTTGGTGTTTGTTGTCTATTTCAACAGTGACCTTCACGCCGAATTCTTCTGCTACATAGTTACCCATCCCTTCAACCTGTTCAATAACATCTTCCAAGTCGTAGGTCGGGAGCACTCTGCAATCGATGTAGAAAACGTCTTTTCCGGGCAGCGTGTTAACATTTTCAACGTTTGCTTCTTTTTTCGTAGGAACGAAAGTTGAGAATGGAGGAGAGAAAAGTTCATCCTGATCATCAAACTGGAAATGAAGTTCAGGAATTTCAACAATCATTGCAGCTGCTGCGACAAGGGAGTTTACGCCATATTCAGGTGTAGATGCGTGGCACTGTTTACCTTCTACGGTAACTTTCAGCCATAAAGTACTTTTTTCAGAAATTTCTACCATGCTTGAATCCGGTTCGCCGAAATCAGGAACAAGGAAAAGGTCTTTTTTCTTAAACAAATTTTCATGTTCTTTGAGCATGAAATCAAGACCGTGTTCGCTTCCGGTTTCTTCGTCTGAAACAAAGATTAAACCGACGTTACAACCCGGAGTCACTCCGCATTCTTTTAAAGCTCGAGCTGCAATAATGGAGCTTACTAAACCTTGGTGATTATCTTCGGTTCCGCGTCCATATATGGCATCTCCATCCTGAACAAGTGTAAACGGATCAGTGTTCCAAAGACTTAAATCTCCGACCGGAACAACGTCCATGTGCGAAATAATCCAGAGTGTTTTGGAGCTGTTCTGTCCGGGAATAATCGTTACAAGATTCGGCCTGTAGCCGCATTCAACCCTGTCGTCAGGAGAATTGTAAGATTTAACTTCGTCAAAACCGTGCTCTTTGAGATAGGAGGTGAGATAATCAGCTTTATCCTTTTCTCCCTTCCCGTTATTTGCAGGGCCGATTGCAGGAATTGAAACCAATTTTGTGTGGAGTTCAAGAGCGTCATCTTTCAATGAATCGATTTTAGATAGAAGTTGACCGGGCATTAGTTTCTCCAGTTTTTAATCTGAATTTACGGTTATTATTAAAAAGTGAAAAAGTCCGGATAATTTCTATACGGACATGCTAATAAAAAGAGCCGGAACGAGTCCGGCTCCCTTAATACACGAATATACCATCGTGAGAAACAATTTGGGATTGTTTCTTAGGTAGGTAAGATTAACGACTTGCCTAGAAAGGCAGAGCTGGCTGATTACTACCGGCCGCGTGCTGCACGCTTGGAAGCTTTAAGTGGGTTAACCTTAACTTTACCTTCTTTGTCAACTCCTGCGCGAGCATGAGTTGCGAAGTTACATACGCCGTGTCCCCATTTTTTTGCAGGCTGAGCGTAGCATGGGCAGTAGTTTTTGCTGTCAAAATCAACAGCACGTTCGCATCCTTCACACTGTTCGACAACAGGTTCCAAGATGGTTCCTTTGAATAACAGACCTTCTGCAGTCATTTCAGCACCGTCAAGCACGTGAAATTTAACATTCTTTTTAGACATGTAGCGCCTCCTGTTTGGCAAGTCGCTTGCGTACAAGCGTTTTTATGTAATATTTATATTGAAAAGCACAATTCCCTATGCAGTGTTACCCTATGTTGTCAAGGAAAAAACTGCTTAAAATTGGCTGTAGCATCATCAACTAATGTTTTTTAAGTCTGCTTAAGGCCCATTTCACGGCCTTTTCAGCTTCATGAGAGATTGTTTCGACATCACACGTAAAATGTTTCCCGTTTTGATAAAGGACCTTTCCGTCACAGATTGTGAGGTTCACATCCTGAGCTCCGGCGGAGTATACAATGTGGGAAAGGGGATTGTATACTGGTTTTAGGTGCAATTTGTCCATATCAATGGCTATAATATCCGCCCTCATTCCGGCTTTAATGATTCCGGTGTCGGTTAATCCCAGAAATTTAGCTCCATTAACAGTTGCCAGATCAAGAGCCGTCTGGGCCGGTATTGCCGTAGGATCTTGAAGGATACCTTTTTGAAGCAATGAAGCTGTTCGCATTTCTTCAAACATGTTCAGATCATTATTGCTGGCTGCTCCGTCTGTGCCGAGCCCGACAGTGATGCCGGAACTGAGCAACTTCGTCAAAGGGCAAATACCTGATCCAAGTTTAAGATTGCTCTGAGGGTTGTGCGATATCATTGCTCCGCTTGCGCTTATCTGCTTAATTTCCTGTTCCGTCACATCAACGCAGTGATGAATTCTGGTTCGTGGAGTCAGTAAGCCGTTATCGCATAAAACTTCAAGAGGTCTTTTGTCGAATTTTTTTGAAGTCAGCTCTGTCTCTGCAACGGATTCAGCGCAGTGAATCTGCCACAGCACATCAAGTTTTTCCGCCAGTTCCATACTTTCAATCAACTGATCCGGAGTTGTTGTAAAAACCGCGTGGGGAGTTATTGAAGTGGTTATCCTGTCGTGTAACAAGAACCGTTCATGCAAACCTTCAATTGTTTCCCATGCCTGTTTTGCTGTTTTAAAGAAGGGGGAAGGGAATTCGAAAAACCCCTCTCCTAA
This window harbors:
- a CDS encoding amidohydrolase family protein, with protein sequence MSPQKCDLIIYGSNILTQDENRSILTDGAIAVTGKIIADVGTKADIDLKWNSSKTLDVGNSIIMPGMINSHTHVPMTLMRGVADDLPLLTWLHEYIFPIEAGLNKELVELGALLGCAEMIAGGTTAFLDGYMFEDVVGKAVDESGIKAVLGEGFFEFPSPFFKTAKQAWETIEGLHERFLLHDRITTSITPHAVFTTTPDQLIESMELAEKLDVLWQIHCAESVAETELTSKKFDKRPLEVLCDNGLLTPRTRIHHCVDVTEQEIKQISASGAMISHNPQSNLKLGSGICPLTKLLSSGITVGLGTDGAASNNDLNMFEEMRTASLLQKGILQDPTAIPAQTALDLATVNGAKFLGLTDTGIIKAGMRADIIAIDMDKLHLKPVYNPLSHIVYSAGAQDVNLTICDGKVLYQNGKHFTCDVETISHEAEKAVKWALSRLKKH